One Fuerstiella marisgermanici DNA window includes the following coding sequences:
- a CDS encoding FG-GAP-like repeat-containing protein encodes MSKVLPTISRWWILLAMTAGVVFIVTALQQRPVTIDDANAAVHRARRMAEAGDIQSATEIVQNVLESDSNHDEALLLLGQLQWNQKQPSAFELWQRIPDSAVVAAKARYFEGSAYLDQRNAVAAESHLRRAVELQPQFLAPLEMLTELFAVQRRASDLRWAITHIEQCRPLSPRELAMDVLAGGALHPPEPAIAYLDEFLRVNSDDTFSLAGKAWFLRDQGQYEDAFDLLRDCEMNSACTTARLTLARDLGNTGLAARITLDVNPEDDFDVETLHALGAVFCDTNQYKPAVNFLAAAIKQGCLHPSAYQKLALSLQKDGSNAAAGLAASAAAAADELERDAYLVLRGHPSPQLMAEKMRQVASHLAKLGQTHQAKQWQRAASVYFVSPTASEDAAGAKSDALFECLSSSPSRPTITDSVREVLAEFAADAKPRSSDSNTPVSAPLPIRFADQTLTAGLEFQYENGGTGKKLIIESIGGGVGVIDFDADGWPDLFFPQGGSLPGNDGLSPSDRGDKLFRNRGDGTFQDVTEEAGIDDNSYGLGCTVSDFDNDGDADIFVANAGTNLLWINNGDATFTGTWLPESSTELSASIGVADFNGDGNGDLFVVNYVRDWHRLCQNGQGNFSTCMPIELPAAPDQILVNSGTGSFVIDERSIQSPAVAHRGLGLVTQDFDGDGRCDVYVANDGTANQLFLNSADSDDDHYFQLADMAMPLGCAVSEAGRTEAGMGIAVGDFDNNDLADIFVTNFYQEANRLYLMSESGTYVDSSTPWKITASSLSWLGFGVQTADWNLDGVADLFVTNGDIDDYSHTNRPWKMPSQVFAGAAGSHFVDVSESAGDCFQQRSLGRGVATIDYNRDGLMDIVVVHQDRPATLLKNESQAQPYFSLKLAGVISTRDAVATQATLQQKNRQQTQWRQGSHGFMSSNDTQLIFAIPATGPPVKLEVKWPTGDVFEVDVLNIGEASEYLLNEGRSLLRRLP; translated from the coding sequence ATGTCCAAAGTTCTTCCGACCATTTCCCGCTGGTGGATTCTTCTGGCGATGACCGCTGGCGTGGTGTTCATCGTGACAGCTCTGCAACAACGCCCCGTCACTATTGACGACGCAAATGCTGCTGTGCATCGAGCACGACGGATGGCTGAAGCAGGAGACATTCAGTCTGCCACCGAGATAGTACAGAACGTGCTCGAATCAGACTCCAACCACGACGAAGCGCTGTTGCTTCTGGGACAACTGCAGTGGAATCAAAAACAGCCATCAGCATTCGAACTCTGGCAGCGAATTCCCGATTCTGCAGTCGTCGCAGCGAAAGCTCGCTACTTTGAAGGCTCGGCCTATTTGGATCAACGCAATGCTGTTGCTGCCGAATCTCATCTTCGCCGAGCGGTCGAATTGCAGCCGCAGTTTTTGGCACCATTGGAAATGCTCACTGAGCTATTTGCAGTCCAGCGTCGAGCTTCCGACTTGCGATGGGCAATTACTCATATTGAACAATGTAGACCGCTCTCACCGCGGGAACTGGCGATGGACGTTCTTGCTGGTGGTGCACTCCATCCTCCGGAACCAGCGATTGCATACCTGGACGAATTTCTGCGAGTCAATAGCGATGACACATTTAGCCTGGCGGGAAAAGCCTGGTTCCTGCGCGATCAAGGTCAGTACGAAGATGCATTCGACTTGTTACGTGACTGCGAAATGAACTCCGCCTGCACAACTGCAAGGTTGACACTCGCGCGGGATCTCGGAAATACAGGCCTAGCCGCACGCATCACCTTAGATGTGAACCCAGAGGACGATTTTGACGTCGAGACCCTACATGCGTTGGGCGCCGTTTTTTGCGATACGAACCAGTACAAGCCAGCAGTAAATTTTCTGGCTGCAGCCATCAAACAAGGTTGCCTGCACCCAAGCGCCTACCAAAAACTGGCTCTGTCTCTCCAGAAAGATGGCAGCAATGCAGCGGCAGGACTGGCGGCGTCAGCCGCTGCAGCGGCTGACGAACTGGAACGCGATGCCTACCTCGTATTGCGAGGACATCCGAGCCCTCAATTGATGGCAGAAAAAATGCGACAAGTCGCCAGTCATCTCGCGAAGCTTGGCCAAACACATCAGGCAAAACAGTGGCAACGTGCAGCGAGTGTGTATTTTGTCAGCCCTACTGCTAGCGAAGATGCGGCTGGTGCAAAATCGGATGCCTTGTTCGAATGTCTTTCGTCTTCACCGAGTCGGCCGACAATTACCGACTCAGTCAGAGAAGTGCTGGCAGAATTTGCGGCCGATGCAAAGCCACGCTCTTCAGACTCAAACACACCGGTGTCAGCACCGTTACCAATTCGATTCGCGGATCAAACCCTGACGGCTGGACTTGAGTTTCAATACGAGAACGGGGGCACAGGAAAGAAATTGATTATCGAATCTATTGGTGGGGGCGTGGGAGTCATCGACTTTGACGCCGACGGCTGGCCTGATTTGTTTTTTCCTCAAGGAGGATCACTGCCAGGAAACGATGGCTTATCTCCGTCCGATCGTGGCGACAAGCTATTCCGGAATCGTGGCGATGGGACGTTTCAGGACGTGACCGAAGAAGCTGGAATCGACGACAATTCCTACGGGTTGGGCTGTACCGTAAGCGATTTCGACAATGATGGCGATGCAGATATCTTCGTGGCGAACGCCGGAACGAATCTGTTGTGGATCAATAACGGGGACGCTACTTTTACAGGAACATGGCTGCCGGAATCCTCGACTGAACTATCGGCGAGCATTGGCGTCGCGGATTTCAACGGAGACGGCAATGGCGACCTGTTTGTTGTCAACTATGTTCGTGACTGGCATCGGCTGTGTCAGAATGGTCAGGGTAATTTCAGCACCTGCATGCCGATTGAGTTACCGGCAGCCCCGGATCAGATTCTGGTGAATAGTGGCACTGGAAGTTTTGTGATTGACGAACGCAGCATTCAATCTCCTGCCGTCGCTCACCGCGGACTGGGCCTGGTGACTCAGGATTTTGACGGGGACGGCCGGTGTGATGTCTACGTTGCCAACGACGGCACTGCCAATCAGCTGTTTCTGAATTCTGCAGATAGCGACGACGATCATTATTTCCAGCTGGCGGATATGGCCATGCCGCTCGGGTGCGCGGTCAGCGAAGCAGGCCGAACCGAAGCAGGAATGGGGATTGCTGTAGGCGATTTTGACAACAATGACCTTGCCGACATCTTCGTAACAAATTTTTACCAAGAGGCCAATCGGCTGTACCTCATGTCTGAATCAGGCACCTATGTCGACAGCAGTACGCCGTGGAAAATCACGGCATCGAGTTTGAGTTGGCTAGGCTTTGGAGTGCAAACAGCGGACTGGAATCTGGATGGGGTTGCGGACTTGTTCGTCACCAATGGTGACATCGATGACTACTCGCATACAAACCGCCCGTGGAAAATGCCGTCTCAGGTCTTTGCCGGGGCTGCGGGTTCACATTTCGTAGATGTTTCAGAGTCGGCGGGAGACTGTTTCCAGCAGCGGTCGCTGGGACGTGGCGTCGCGACAATCGATTACAATCGTGACGGCTTGATGGATATTGTCGTGGTGCACCAGGATCGCCCAGCCACGCTTCTAAAAAATGAATCGCAGGCTCAGCCGTACTTCAGCCTAAAACTGGCGGGAGTCATCTCCACACGCGATGCTGTCGCCACCCAGGCTACGCTGCAGCAGAAAAACCGACAACAAACACAGTGGCGTCAAGGATCGCACGGTTTCATGTCCAGCAACGACACACAACTGATCTTTGCAATTCCGGCGACTGGCCCCCCAGTAAAACTGGAAGTGAAATGGCCAACGGGAGACGTATTTGAGGTCGACGTCCTAAACATCGGGGAGGCGTCTGAATACCTGCTCAACGAAGGCAGAAGTTTGCTGCGTAGGCTTCCCTAA